The sequence TGAGGTAAGATTATTCGATTATCTTGGTAAGATTTACAGTAACTGTAGATTCACAGTGTTTAGTGGCCTATAGATCAGAGGctggagttttttttatgtttgtgcacCACAGGGACCTGCAGAATCGAGCGTGAGACATATCTGCATAATGCACGACGGGTCCTGTAGTGAGCGAACCCTGAaaagtaaatgcattaaaataaaaacgCCTGTTTTAATCCGGAATCGCTGTTGATCTGAGAGCCCTCGGTATGAGCACACCCTAAAACAACGTAATTCAGACCCACTGCAGCGTCTGCGGGACTGCAGCACTCATCTGAAGTCACCTCTGCAGCTGCACCGCTGCTACTGCTGCAAGGTGGCTGCCATGGCAACCATGCAGGCTTTACTACACCAAAGTAACCTAAATTCCCTACAATAACGTTATCACAATGCGCTGTGCATGATCTGCTCTAAAACAGCAAGGTCTATAAAATAGCTAGTTATCGAGTTTTAAGGTCCATTAATGCCATAATTTTGGCAACTGCTCTTTACAATTACTATAAAAGCTCTCTTTGAATAAACGCATGTTTTTTGCTCTCtgtctttgcgaagtattgccaaaatCTCCTGTTGCATACCGTGCATTACTGTATACCACAATTAGTTCAGAatctggaatgtgattggctgagtggcgttctatgagtgccgttatcagctggtaatgcactgtaaccgaagctctccattactccaccacatacaggtaacctagcaaccatgcagcagcgcttacaagccaaacatcgcaacagctacaaacagagcagcaatggcactattttaactggcggagtttttataaccaaagacatcctattttctcctcctctttaactcaaaatacaataaaaatacacttGAAGTTTgttctataatgtgtaatattggcactgctgtgctgcttttaagtgcagcttatagcgagaaaaatacggtactttattTACTCTTGACTTTTCTCAAGGATGTGTGATTCCTGAAACAATTCTGCTGAAAATGTGATGGTTGATCtgcaaaaattatataaaaaattatatttaacttACCACTAAGTGGATGTGGCTTGGTGCAATTTTGCTTCCTATTGGTTGAGTCCGTCCCCATCTCATCTGTGCTCTGTAAGCTCCGCCTCTCTCTGGTCTTTTGCTCCAGTTTGCGGATTCGTCTCTGAGAGCGGGAGATGAAGTCGGGTCGAAAGAGCTCCAGAGCCTCctgcacacattcacacattaatatataaccaatataatttaatatgttaCGTTTTAAACACAGCATGTATTAAACCTATATTTATTAGTTGGAAACTAAGTATTTTCTGCAAtaataaacaatagaccttaaaaaaaagagatatgCCAATAAtacggcttcctttacaaaactaaatattataaatagttccataaacactgtaaatgaccccaaaatacttaatgtttaaatattcaaaaTAGCTATCTCTCAAAAGCtaaacacaagtttaatataaatttacaatatattactaTTGAAGCCATTAAAGGAATTATAggattaaaatcagccacaaattCTTTTCTCTCTCCAGATACAAATAAATAGAATTAAATTGAAGCAGGGCTATAGCTAAtgctcttgaagttttttttgtaccTTCAGGCTGAGGAAGCCGGGCTGGTTTCTGCTGCATCCGCAGCTACAATTCAGCACGTGTGGAGAAACTGGACACTCCTGAACTTTCAGAACCGTATCAGAACGAACTCTCAGCGCTCGGCCGTCTTCAGAGCTTCTTATATTCCCTCTAGAGTTATCTAATTACAGAGAAATcagattaaaacacacacacccagccaTTACTTTCACTTTATAATACCGCAATTAAACAACATCCAATAATAGAAGTACCGTGTGGGTCAATGTCAATCTAATGTTTTTTACTGTGTAAAGAATAactgttttatttcataaaaacataataaaaaaattataataataaacactaaaCAGGATGAATATACAAACTGTACTAACTAACAAAATCAAGAAATAAACTGAGACATGGAACGAGTAACCTATCTGACGTGAAGCACCGACAAGTGAACACAGAAACAAAGGTGGATAATTATACAGAATtagacaggaaacacctggggaaggtaacaaaggggcggagctacaagaCACAAAACAGGATGAGAATGTGACACTAGGTCTAGACttgtcacaatttttttttaacggACAATATATTTTCCAGGCTTTTCCGGGGATTAAAAGCAGAGTTTCCATCCCAATATCTTAGTTACCTCAGGATAACCTACCACTCAGTGTCGAGCAAACACTCTCACAGTCCCTGCCCCTCAGATCTTCTCTTTATACTAAATAAGTTATCTGTTCTTCCCAAACTCAGTTTGGATTGATTCCTGCACTGAGGAACCTCCAGCAGAGTAATGAGAGCTCCACTCCAGCTCTGATATCACTATTATAGTGCTTCAGAGATTCCCCAGCAGCACTGATCACCAGAGAAAACGCAACATAACATATTTCAACATAAACTCAAGCATAAGGCACACACTGAATAATAACATTTTCAGACTATaagcacactgtattataaggcgcactatcaattaaaagtcaattttctggtctattttcataaataaagaacactgaataataaggctcattaagtgacactagtaaggatgcctaaatcgaagtgagtaagggtgtcgccatgtttcccttctaatggggaagctggggggaAGTGTCTaagtaaacaacaaaaacattttccttcaaagtcaatcgagtgctggatgttaatctactcagatttctctctgagtgctttcatttatttacagtaagcttagattcccaatagTTTCTCTAAGGGTgcgtttttagtgaagtttctccagcactaaggctaggtgcagcagcattagcattagcaataacCACTATCTGCAGCACTAATTGGAtataaatgctgcccaacagcgctacactgagaaatcctgagtgttccggtaagccagggcgctatcagctagtgatTTGGTTCATTTCAAAATCATACTACTCCtacaatataaatgtttttaacagttttaaacagtcagtagaaacaaaagaaaaatcagtAAACTTCTTAAAGTTTACATAAAAAGCTCCATAAGTAACTTGAACTTATACTGGGCGGTAGGGATGTCCCAATAACATTTTTTtgtctctgaatcagtttttttttttttgtatctgtcCATACTGAGTCCCGACCCGGTACTTTGAAAaggcagtaaaaaaaagaaagaaaaaaagaagaacacaTCCATGTTGTCccttaaaataattgtttttgtctcatgtgtgtctatttgtgtccctgctgtattgtacccatagtgtctcccattctcttttattatatctattatctgtacttgctgtgaaattgggaaggagagtaacgtaatgtcaattctctgtatgtcctgtacatatgcagtattgacaataaaaactacttgagTCTGATGGATCCATTTGTATGGAAACAGCAATAATAGATGCTGGATTTTATTCCTACCTGAGTCATCAGGACTTCCTCTTCCACTGCTGCTTTTCTGAGGCCCAGAGACGCCATTAGTCTTTCCATTCAGCCGGACCACAGATCcagatactgctgctgctgctgctgaggatgaggatgaagatgaggatgagtGGCTCCTCGCTCTGAATGGAGCCGGAGCTAAAGTGTCCGTCGCTGGAGTGGAGTCTGAGCTGGTGGGTCTGGAGTTGACAGTGGTGAaggtgatggaggtgatggaggtgatggaggaggaggtggaggtggtgtcCTCAAAGCACTGTAATTGTTCTCCTTTTCCATTCTGAGTAAAATCCAGTAAATTCCAGTCACTGGAGGAGCTGAAACTCCCTCTGAGCTGAAGTGAGAGAGTGGATCTCTGCATGGTTTGAGGAGAAGGGCGTCCCAGAGATATAGAGAAGGATTTATTCAGGTAAAGGATGGAGCTGGAGGACTGGGAGGGTCCAGGTAGAAGGTCCAGGTGAGCACAGGAGCGAAAGATGTGGCGTTTTGAGACTGGAGGAGCTTCATGAGCTTCGTTTCTGGATGTTCTACTATCAGTAAAACTGTGTCTGTGTTCAGGAATCTTCTCTCCTGATATCTTCTTCTTTACTGCtgtatcatcatcaccatcatcatcatcatcatcatcatcatcattatctctCAATCTCACTCCTGAGGAAGAGGATGctcgatgatgatgatgaagcagCTCAGGTCGGGTCATGGGGTTTAATCCTTGATGTcctccctagtgaaaaaaagtagataaaagtactctaagcattattattattattacgcttaaTTAGTGCAAtaaagtgttttcttgtagccacattatgaATCAGATATTTAAAGTACATTTGAGTGCTAAAATTTAGTGGaacttttttaaagtacttattatactttaattgtatttaaaaaaaaacagtacagaagTATTTCCTAAATTGTGCACAAATCTACTTAACTGTACTAATATAGaactacagtattttaaatatacttaagtaacatacattttaacatattacttcatgtacagtatgtaacatcatattttaaatatgctcacagtaaaattataaaacatttattgatTATGATTATTACAACAGaatcactattattattgttattattatacaccaggtatattagattagCAATGTACTAATAATtgatgtttacatttacatttacatttatggtatttagcagacgcccttatccagagcgacttacaacagtgctttgatgtttcttcaaatatccaaagctatatatatgttatatatatgttatatgttatatatatgtgatctatatttttacattagagtacaaatatacatgcttcttgtttctgtcttttgtaagcagcgcacttttagtatatttttaaactttgttgggtataaaaatatattttaatatactgtactacaatgtttaatctgttacaaatttactttttatttttatcttatttttttattagtactagtgatttaatttactttctaataaGTTGAAAACATGATACGTTGTACTTTAAATGAAATACTGTAACAGttctttttaacacactttgctaaaaatgtgcaaaagtata is a genomic window of Astyanax mexicanus isolate ESR-SI-001 chromosome 14, AstMex3_surface, whole genome shotgun sequence containing:
- the LOC103042422 gene encoding uncharacterized protein LOC103042422, yielding MGLRSWRFPSRSSPNISEAVNKESYPLLHRNALAPWRLLRSRREDLDGEQRWRQTSPSLCSSTRPDEPQKVKVGLSSAAPRLIRTLSVPETSSTCPPPGFSSITITARRLSFSGELSNQQTLGGHQGLNPMTRPELLHHHHRASSSSGVRLRDNDDDDDDDDDGDDDTAVKKKISGEKIPEHRHSFTDSRTSRNEAHEAPPVSKRHIFRSCAHLDLLPGPSQSSSSILYLNKSFSISLGRPSPQTMQRSTLSLQLRGSFSSSSDWNLLDFTQNGKGEQLQCFEDTTSTSSSITSITSITFTTVNSRPTSSDSTPATDTLAPAPFRARSHSSSSSSSSSAAAAAVSGSVVRLNGKTNGVSGPQKSSSGRGSPDDSDNSRGNIRSSEDGRALRVRSDTVLKVQECPVSPHVLNCSCGCSRNQPGFLSLKEALELFRPDFISRSQRRIRKLEQKTRERRSLQSTDEMGTDSTNRKQNCTKPHPLSDNLFKPKDRVISGKEMQLRSRRIYNKLPEVTKKKEEEKRRMVLQTNRLRAEVFKKASASRLVEERGPPGLYDKKMALL